The nucleotide sequence TGGTCACGCCGACCGCGAAGGGCCACTGGATGTTCGAGTTCGGGTTGTTGTGGAACAGGTTCGAGAAGTTGCGGATGCCCGCCTCCGACGCCAGCTGGGCCGTCGTCGTCGTCGAGTAGTTCTCGGTGCGCTGGAGGGTGTCGCTCTGCGCGTCCCCCGGCGCCACGTAGGCCTGGATCTCGGCCTCGTCGATCACGGGAGCGGAGTCGTCGCCTGCTGCGAGCACCGAGAGCGCGGCATCCGTCCCGTTGACGGCGGCGACCGCTTCCGCCGGAGTCGTCATGCCGACGGCCATGAGGCCGACGATGCCGAAGACGCCCACCGAGAACGACGCGGTGGCGACGCGCTTGAAGGCGGAGCCACGACGGGCCTGCGGGCGGCGGAGCGCTGTGTGCGGCGCAGTCTCACCCTCCGCTTCGGGCGCGGGCTGCTGGACGGGGGTCTCGCCGGTGAAGGCGAACAGGCGGGATGCGGCTTCGAACTCGTCGATTCCGGATGCTGCGGGCTCGGGGATGGGCCCGGTCAGAGGCTCGATCCGCTCCGTGCGGGGGCGCGACGCGCGCGCCTCGACAGGCCGCGAGGCCCCGGAGGCGGTAGAGCCCGCGGTCGCCGTCGGCTGCGCGGTGGTGGCGGTCTGCGACGGTGTTGCGGCCCGGGGCGCGGACGTCGTCTGCGGCGTGACCTGCTCCGGGGTGGACGCCGGTGACTCCACGGGCGCTGCGGTCGGCTGGGGCGCGGCGGCCTCGACGGTGGATGCGGTCGTCGCGACCGTCTCGGCGGCCTCAGCGGCGAGGAGCCTCGCGAACGTGTCGGCCATCCATGTGGAGGCGCCCTCGGCCGGCGACGCACTCGCGGCGGCAGGGACGGCGGTGGCGGAGGCCGGCGACTCGGCGCTGGCGACAGGCTCGAGGAGCTCGAACGGCTCGGCGGAAGCGAGCACGGTCTCGAGCAGTGGGGCCGGCTCTACGCGGGTCGGCAGCTCGGCTTCGAAGGCCGCGGCCGGACGCTCCGGCCGGGCCGGAGCGGCGGGGGCGATCGGCGGCACGACCGCGACGGGCAGCTCACCTGTCTGCGTGCGGCGGGAGCGGCGGCTCACCTGGTCGACACCGGGTGCGGCCGAAGACACGGCGGTCGCCGAGGAACGGGCGCGGGCTCGGAGCGCGGCGGCCTCGACGACCGGGCCGGTCCCGGCCGGGAACTCGACCGACGACGGGGCGGGGGCCACCGGCGCGACGGGCGCCGTCGCCGGCGCGGGGGCCTGAGCCGGAGCTGCCGGAGCGGCCGCCGGGGGTGCCGGAGCTTCAGGGGCCGAAGTCAGGTACGTCGTCGCCTCGGGCTTCGCCGCGGGGGTGGCGGCAGCATCCGCCCGAATCGAAGCGACCGGACGACCCCACACGACCGCGGGACGCTCGGGAGCGGTGCTCGCGGCCTGCCGCCGTGCGGTCGCACGGCCTGCCCCGGGAGCCTCCGGCGTCGCCTGGGCAGGCGCTGCGGAGGGTCGGCTGGAGCGGCGCGTTGGCGCAGATCCGGCCTGGGGGGCGTCGAAAGGCAAAGCGGAAGCGGGCTCTCAGGTCGTGCCGCGAGGGGGGTGTTCGCGACAAGGCGGTCTTCGGGCAAAGGACCCCTCCGCCGTTCGGGTGGCGAAGGTAACGATCGGGTAAACCCTACCCCGGGCGTCCTGGGAATGCCATGTACGGCTTGGATTTCACGACGCGCGTTTCGTGAGGATTCGATGAGAACCGCGTCATCACTCGAGCCCCGCCGCCTCGGCCAGGCGGTCGAAGATGGACGGTGTGGCGGCCACGACGAGGGGTGCGCGCGGACCGCCATCGGGCTCCGCGCGGCCGAACCGGCCGCCCGCCTCGGTCACGAGGAGGGACCCCGCCGCGAGATCCCACGGGGCGAGCCCGCGCTCGAAGTAGCCGTCGAGGCGTCCGGCCGCGACGTACGCGAGGTCGCTCGCCGCCGATCCGCCGCGCCGCAGATCGCGCGCCGGCACCGCGGGCATCACGCGGCCGATGAGCTCGATGTCGCCGGGTCGCGTCGCCGGGTCGTAGCCGAAGCCGGTCGCGAGGAGCGCGCCGGCACCGCCGACCTCAGGGTTGACGGCGAGCCGGTTCACACCCAGCCACGCGCCCTCATTGCGCGCGGCGTGGAAGATCTCGCCGAGCACCGGGGTGTAGACGACGCCCGCCAGCGCCTCCCACTCGCCGGGGGTCGGCTCACCTTGCACGGCCGCGATGCTGACCGCGTACGACGGGATGCCGTACGCGTAGTTGACGGTGCCGTCGATCGGGTCGACGACCCACGTCACGCCGCTCGCACCCTGAGCTCCGCCGGTCTCCTCGCCGAGGAACCCGTCGTCGGGCCGGGCCGCCGTCAGGCGGGCCCGGATCAGTGCCTCGACCTCTCGATCTGCCTCCGTCACGATGTCGGCGAGGGCGGTCTTGGTCGCCGCGATCGCGACGCCGGCTTCGCGGAGCGACCGCGCGAGCTCCCCGGCTTCGCGGGCGATGTCGATGGCAAGGGATTCGAGGTCGTGCTCGAGGCTCATGCCTCCACGGTAACGAACCGGCGGCGACGCCCCGCCACCGGGCGGGCGAACCACATTCGACATCGCGGCGAGAGGACGAGGGCTGGGTAGCGTGGTGCGCATGGTCGCTGCCGCCCGCCCCTCCGGCTATGACGTCGCCATCGTCGGCGGCGGTCACAACGCCCTCGTCGCCGCCGCGTACCTGGCACGGGCCGGATGCTCGGTCGTCGTCCTCGAACGGCTGGACCACGTCGGCGGCGCCGCGGTGTCGGAGCGGCCGTGGGCCGGCGTCGACGCGCGGATCTCGCGGTACTCGTACCTCGTCAGCCTGCTGCCGCAGGGCATCATCGACGACCTCCGCCTCGAGATCCGTCTCCTCCGCCGCCGCTACTCGTCCTACACCCCGGATCCGGCGAGCCCGTCGCGCGGGATCCTGATCGATACGGCGGACGCTGCGGCCACCGCCGACTCGTTCAGCCGAGTCACCGGGGGCCCCGCAGAAGCACGGCGGTTCGCCGACTTCTCCCACCGGATCGAACCGGTCGCGCGCCTCCTCTTCCCCTCGATGATGCGGCCGCTTGCTCGCGAACACGAGGTGCTGACGGAGCTCGGAGATGCCCGGCTCTGGTCCGACCTCTTCGAGCGTCCGCTGGGTGACATGCTGCGGTCATCGTTCGACACGGACATCACCCGCGGCATCGCCCTCACCGACGGGCTCATCGGCACCTTCGCCTCGGCCGACGACGAGAGCCTGCGCCAGAACCGATGCTTCCTCTACCACGTGATCGGCGGCGGAACCGGGCACTGGGACGTGCCCGTCGGCGGCATGGGCGGCGTGACGGCGGAGCTGTCGCGCGCCGCGCGCCAGGCGGGCGCCGAGCTGCGTACGAACACCGAGGTGACCGCCGTGGCACCAGGCGGCGAGATCACGCTCGCCGATGGTGGTTCCATCCATGCGCGACTGGCGCTGAGCGGTGTCGGCCCCGCCGTGCTCGCGCGGCTGCTCGCAGCGAGCGGCGCCGGCGCCTCGCTCGGCAGCGCCCCGGCGCCCGAGGGCGCGCAGCTGAAGGTGAACATGCTGCTGAAGCGCCTCCCCCGCCTGCGCGACGACCGCGTCGCCACCGAGGCCGCGTTCGCCGGCACGTTCCACGTCAACGAGACCATGACCCAGCTCGACGACGCGTACCGGGCGGCCGCGAGCGGCGGCATCCCCGATCCCCTCCCGGCCGAGATCTACTGCCACTCCCTCACCGACCCGACGATCCTCGGCCCAGGGCTCCGCGCATCGGGCGCGCAGACCCTCACGCTCTTCGGCCTGCAGGTGCCGCACCGCCTCCTCGACGGACGGGACACGGATGCTGCGCGCGCCGCGCTCCTGGAAGCGGCCCAGCGCTCACTCGACGCGGTGCTGGGCGAGCCCCTCGCCGACTGCATCTACGAGGCCCCTGACGGCACGCCGTGCGTCGAGGCGCGGACCACCGCCGACCTCGAGCTGTCGCTCGGTATGGTCGGCGGCGACATCTTCCACGGGCCGCTCTCGTGGCCGTGGGCGGGCGATGACGAGCCTCTCGACACGCCCGCTCGACGGTGGGGCGTCGCGACGGAGCATCCGGACGTGCTGCTGTGCGGCTCGGGCGCGCGCCGCGGCGGCGCGGTCAGCGGCCTCGGCGGCCACAACGCCGCCATGGCCGCGCTCGAGCTGCTCGCCCGCTGACCGTCCCGCGCTCAGGGACGCGGCGGCAGCGGCGGAGGCGGCGGGTAGCCCTCGTACCCGGACGGCGTCCTCGACGGCTCGGGAGCCGCCGACTCGGAGGCCGCAGGCTCGGGAGTCGGCGCGGCGAGCTCCGCCGGCGCCGGCTCGATCCGCGTGAACACGTGCGCGCCCGGCGACGGGTACCCCGTGTAGTACGCGTTCCAGTCCGGCGAGCCGTCCGGGAGCATCGGGAGCGGCGTGACCGCGTCGACGTACGTCGGCCACGGCAGGAGGTCCTGCGCGGCCGGCGCGATGGCGGCCGGCGTCGTCGGCGAGGTGGCCGTGTGATGCACGGCGTACGAACGGGGCCGCTTCGGCGCGAACAGCACGTTGACGAGGGGAACGAGCGCCGTGCCCACGGCGGCGAGGATCGCGACCGCGACGACGATGCGCCAGTAGATGTCGGCGAAGTACAGCCACTCCCAGAACGCCAGCGGGATGATCAGCAGCGCCGCGAGTCCTACGACCAGCGCGATCGTGAGGACGACAACCGTGCGGGTGAAAGGGGTGTCGTGGCGCTGGAAAGCCTTGATGTACAGGCGCACGTGCAGCAGCACGAGCTGCAGGATCAGCACGATCAGCAGGAACTGGATGACCCGCGAGACCCCCAGCCACGGAAAGCGGTCGGGCATCCAGATCATGATGGCGCCGATGAGGAGGGCGACGATCCACGACGCCATGCTCGCCAGGGCGAACCAGCTCGGCCGACGGGGCGCCAGGTGCGCGTCGAGGATGGCGACGCCGGCGAACGCGGCGAGCAGCAGGATCGTCAGGAACGCCCGGCCGATGAGGCCGTTCTGCGATCCGATCAGCACCCAGACGACGCAGACCAGCGCCGCGGCGATGAGGGCGCCGATCGCGACCCAGATGGCGGCGCGCAGCAACGGCGAGGGCGAGGCATCCGTCCGTCCGGCTTCCCCTCTCGGAGCGGGCGTCGCATAGGGGTCGGGCGCAGTCATGGCGTTCCTCTCGTGACGCGGG is from Microbacterium sp. LWH3-1.2 and encodes:
- a CDS encoding M23 family metallopeptidase; the encoded protein is MWGRPVASIRADAAATPAAKPEATTYLTSAPEAPAPPAAAPAAPAQAPAPATAPVAPVAPAPSSVEFPAGTGPVVEAAALRARARSSATAVSSAAPGVDQVSRRSRRTQTGELPVAVVPPIAPAAPARPERPAAAFEAELPTRVEPAPLLETVLASAEPFELLEPVASAESPASATAVPAAASASPAEGASTWMADTFARLLAAEAAETVATTASTVEAAAPQPTAAPVESPASTPEQVTPQTTSAPRAATPSQTATTAQPTATAGSTASGASRPVEARASRPRTERIEPLTGPIPEPAASGIDEFEAASRLFAFTGETPVQQPAPEAEGETAPHTALRRPQARRGSAFKRVATASFSVGVFGIVGLMAVGMTTPAEAVAAVNGTDAALSVLAAGDDSAPVIDEAEIQAYVAPGDAQSDTLQRTENYSTTTTAQLASEAGIRNFSNLFHNNPNSNIQWPFAVGVTMSYGFGMRSGRMHEGIDFTPGNGAPVQAIADGTVRVASEAGGAYGVHVIIDHIVDGQMVSSHYAHMQYGSLQVSAGQRVTVGTVIGRTGNTGRSYGAHTHFEILKNGTTAIDPWPWLQEYTDGTHTVG
- a CDS encoding inositol monophosphatase family protein — its product is MSLEHDLESLAIDIAREAGELARSLREAGVAIAATKTALADIVTEADREVEALIRARLTAARPDDGFLGEETGGAQGASGVTWVVDPIDGTVNYAYGIPSYAVSIAAVQGEPTPGEWEALAGVVYTPVLGEIFHAARNEGAWLGVNRLAVNPEVGGAGALLATGFGYDPATRPGDIELIGRVMPAVPARDLRRGGSAASDLAYVAAGRLDGYFERGLAPWDLAAGSLLVTEAGGRFGRAEPDGGPRAPLVVAATPSIFDRLAEAAGLE
- a CDS encoding phytoene desaturase family protein, translating into MVAAARPSGYDVAIVGGGHNALVAAAYLARAGCSVVVLERLDHVGGAAVSERPWAGVDARISRYSYLVSLLPQGIIDDLRLEIRLLRRRYSSYTPDPASPSRGILIDTADAAATADSFSRVTGGPAEARRFADFSHRIEPVARLLFPSMMRPLAREHEVLTELGDARLWSDLFERPLGDMLRSSFDTDITRGIALTDGLIGTFASADDESLRQNRCFLYHVIGGGTGHWDVPVGGMGGVTAELSRAARQAGAELRTNTEVTAVAPGGEITLADGGSIHARLALSGVGPAVLARLLAASGAGASLGSAPAPEGAQLKVNMLLKRLPRLRDDRVATEAAFAGTFHVNETMTQLDDAYRAAASGGIPDPLPAEIYCHSLTDPTILGPGLRASGAQTLTLFGLQVPHRLLDGRDTDAARAALLEAAQRSLDAVLGEPLADCIYEAPDGTPCVEARTTADLELSLGMVGGDIFHGPLSWPWAGDDEPLDTPARRWGVATEHPDVLLCGSGARRGGAVSGLGGHNAAMAALELLAR